The Procambarus clarkii isolate CNS0578487 chromosome 92, FALCON_Pclarkii_2.0, whole genome shotgun sequence genomic interval CACTGAACCTTATGAGGGAGAAGGTCCTTACACTGAAACTTATGAGGGAGAAGGTCCTTACACTGAACCTTGTGAAGGAGAATGTCCTTACACTGAAACTTATGAGGGAGAAGGTCCTTACACTGAACCTTATGAGGGAGAAGGTCCTTACACTCAAACTTATGAGGGAGAAGGTCCTTACACTGAAACTTATGAGGGAGAATGTCCTTACACTGAAACTTATGAGGGAGAAGGTCCTTACACTGAACCTTGTGAAGGAGAAGGTCCTTACACTGAAACTTATGAGGGAGAAGGTCCTTACACTGAACCTTATGAGGGAGAAGGTCCTTACACTGAACCTTATGAGGGAGACGGTCCTTACACTGAAACTTATGAGGGAGAAGGTCCTTACACTGAACCTTGTGAAGGAGAATGTCCTTACACTGAACCTTATGAGGGAGAAGGTCCTTACACTGAACCTTATGAGGGAGAAGGTCCTTACACTGAAACTTATGAGGGAGAAGGTCCTTACACTGAACCTTATGAGGGAGAAGGTCCTTACACTGAAACTTATGAGGGAGAAGGTCCTTACACTGAACCTTGTGAAGGAGAATGTCCTTACACTGAAACTTATGAGGGAGAAGGTCCTTACACTGAACCTTATGAGGGAGAAGGTCCTTACACTGAAACTTATGAGGGAGAAGGTCCTTACACTGAAACTTATGAGGGAGAAGGTCCTTACACTGAACCTTATGAGGGAGAAGGTCCTTACACTGAAACTTATGAGGGAGAAGGTCCTTACACTGAAACTTATGAGGGAGAAGGTCCTTACACTGAAACTTATGAGGGAGAAGGTCCTTACACTGAACCTTGTGAAGGAGAATGTCCTTACACTGAAACTTATGAGGGAGAAGGTCCTTACACTGAAACTTATGAGGGAGAAGGTCCTTACACTGAACCTTATGAGGGAGAAGGTCCTTACACTGAAACTTATGAGGGAGAAGGTCCTTACACTGAACCTTGTGAAGGAGAATATGTCCTTACACTGAAACTTATGAGGGAGAAGGTCCTTACACTGAAACTTATGAGGGAGAAAGTCCTTACACTGAACCTTATGAGGGAGAAGGTCCATACACTGAAACTTATGAGGGAGAAGGTCCTTACACTGAACCTTGTGAAGGAGAATGTCCTTACACTGAAACTTATGAGGGAGAAGGTCCTTACACTGAACCTTATGAGGGAGAAGGTCCTTACACTCAAACTTATGAGGGAGAAGGTCCTTACACTGAAACTTATGAGGGAGAATGTCCTTACACTGAAACTTATGAGGGAGAAGGTCCTTACACTGAACCTTGTGAAGGAGAAGGTCCTTACACTGAAACTTATGAGGGAGAAGGTCCTTACACTGAACCTTATGAGGGAGAAGGTCCTTACACTGAACCTTATGAGGGAGACGGTCCTTACACTGAAACTTATGAGGGAGAAGGTCCTTACACTGAACCTTGTGAAGGAGAATGTCCTTACACTGAACCTTATGAGGAAGAAGGTCCTTACACTGAAACTTATGAGGGAGAAGGTCCTTACACTGAACCTTATGAGGGAGAAGGTCCTTACACTGAAACTTATGAGGGAGAAGGTCCTTACACTGAACCTTATGAGGGAGAAGGTCCTTACACTGAAACTTATGAGGGAGAAGGTCCTTACACTGAAACTTATGAGGGAGAAGGTCCTTACACTGAAACTTATGAGGGAGAAGGTCCTTACACTGAACCTTATGAGGGAGAAGGTCCTTACACTGAACCTTATGAGGGAGAAGGTCCTTACACTGAAACTTAAGAGGGAGAAGGTCCTTACACTGAACCTTATGAGGGAGAAGGTCCTTACACTGAACCTTATGAGGGAGAAGGTCCTTACACTGAAACTTATGAGGGAGAAGGTCCTTACACTGAACCTTATGAGGGAGAAGGTCCTTACACTGAAACTTATGAGGGAGAAGGTCCTTACACTGAACCTTATGAGGGAGAAGGTCCTTACACTGAAACTTATGAGGGAGAAGGTCCTTACACTGAACCTTATGAGGGAGAAGGTCCTTACACTGAAACTTATGAGGGAGAAGGTCCTTACACT includes:
- the LOC138359671 gene encoding uncharacterized protein codes for the protein MREKVLTLKLMREKVLTLNLMREKVHTLKLMREKVLTLNLVKENVLTLKLMREKVLTLNLMREKVLTLKLMREKVLTLKLMRENVLTLKLMREKVLTLNLVKEKVLTLKLMREKVLTLNLMREKVLTLNLMRETVLTLKLMREKVLTLNLVKENVLTLNLMRKKVLTLKLMREKVLTLNLMREKVLTLKLMREKVLTLNLMREKVLTLKLMREKVLTLKLMREKVLTLKLMREKVLTLNLMREKVLTLNLMREKVLTLKLKREKVLTLNLMREKVLTLNLMREKVLTLKLMREKVLTLNLMREKVLTLKLMREKVLTLNLMREKVLTLKLMREKVLTLNLMREKVLTLKLMREKVLTLNLMREKVLTLNLMREKVLTLKLMREKVLTLNLMREKVLTLNLMREKVLTLKLMREKVLTLNLMREKVLTLNLMREKVLTLNLMREKVLTLNLMREKVLTLNLMREKVLTLNLMREKVLTLNLMREKVLTLKLMREKVLTLKLMREKVLTLNLMREKVLTLKLMREKVLTLKLMREKVLTLNLVKENVLTLKLTREKVLTLNLVKENVLTLKLTREKVLTLKLMREKVLTLNLMREKVLTLNLVKEKVLTLNLMREKVLTLNLVKEKVLTLNLMREKVLTLNLVKEKVLTLNLVKEKVLTLNLVKENIFTVTLRRRMSSR